From Candidatus Alcyoniella australis:
AGCAGGAAATCCTGCGCTACATCGAAGCAGATAAACCCCTACCGGATAAGTTCCGATTTCTGCTGTTCGACGAAAAGCGCGAAGTAGAGCTGGTCTGGAACGGCAAGACCAATGAGGTCTGCAACATCGTGCTGCCCTTCCAGGTGATCGAGCAGGTGGACGAGCCCCGGGCCGAAAAGTCTGAGGAAACCGCACCCCAGTTGGATTTGTTCACCACGGACAGCCGGGGTCGCCAGCTCAAGGGTTGGACGAATAAGCTCATCTGGGGCGACAACAAGCTGATCCTCTCGTCACTAAAAAACGGCCCTCTGCGTGAGGAGATCGAAAAACAGGGCGGCCTCAAACTGATTTACATCGACCCGCCGTTTGATGTTGGTGCTGATTTCAGCATGAATATCGAGGTTGGCGGCGATACATTTACAAAAAGACCTAACATTTTGGAAGAAATTGCCTACCGCGACACCTGGGGCAAAAACGCAGAACGATACCCGTCAATGATCTACGAGCGGCTGGTGCTGATGCGCGACTTGCTGGCTGATAATGGCAGCATTTATGTGCATTGTGATTGGCGAGTAAGTGCAATGATTCGTTTAGTCTTGGACGAGGTCTTTGGGGCAACAAGATTTGATACAGAAATAATTTGGAAGGCGACAAGTGCTCATGCCAACAACAAAACTTATGGGGTCGTTCACAATACAATTTTCTTTTATCGAAAGGGGGAGAAATCTCGTTTCAACACCCAAAAGACAGAATATGAGCAAGATTATATAGATACTTATTACCGCTATAAAGACGAAGATGGTCGTCGGTTTATGTCGGATAATCTTGTTGGTCATAAAACGGTGAACAAAATTTATGAATGGAAGGGAATCTCACGACCTTGGAGGTATCCGCCTCATCGCCTTGACGAACTTGATGCGGCAGGAAAGATATTTTGGACTAAAAACAATTTTCCGAGGTTCAAGCGGTATCTGGACGAGATGGATGGTACGCCTGCCCAATCAATATGGGCAGATAAGGCAGTGAAAAACATCCGGTCTTGGGACAAGGAAAATGTCGGCTATGCAACTCAAAAACCAGAAGGGTTAATTGATAGGATTATTCGAGCCTCATCAAACGAGGGCGACCTAGTAGCCGACTTTTTCTGCGGCTCTGGCACCTTTGCTTCTGTGGCGGAGAAACTGGGGCGCAAGTGGATCGTCAGCGACCTCGGAAAATTCGCCATTCATACAACTCGCAAACGCATGATCGGTGTGCAGCGGGGGCTCAAGGCCGACGGTAAAAACTACCGCGCCTTTGAGATCCTCAACCTAGGCAAATATGAGCGGCAGCATTACATCGGCGTCAATCCCAACCTGCGCGAGGAAGAGCAGCTCAAGCAGTTGGAGCAAAAGGAGGCGGACTTCGTCGAATTAATCCTACGTGCCTACCACGCCGAAAAAACGGACGGCTTCGCCTGCTTCCACGGGAAACGGGCCGGACGACTTGTGGCTGTGGGACCGGTCAACCTTCCGGTGACACGGTTGTTCGTGGAAGAAGTAATTCTGGAATGTCGCAAAAAGCACATCACCCGGGTGGACATCCTGGGCTTCGAATTCGAGATGGGGTTGTTCCCCAACGCACTGGATGAGGCTCGCGCCAAGGGCATCGACATCGCTCCGAAATACATCCCCGCTGAGGTATTCGATAAGCGAGCAGTGGAGAAGAACCAGGTTGTGTTTCACGACGTTGCAGCCATTGAGGTCACGCCGCACGTCAAGAAGAATAGCGTGTCCGTTGAACTGACTGACTTCTCTGTCTATTACTCGCAGGATTCCATTGCCACAGCCGAGGCTACCCTCAAGAATAAGTCCAGCAAGATCGTGGTTGAGCGCGGGCAGATCGTGAAGGTGAGCAAGGATAAAAACGGCATCGTCAAGCGCGAGAAGCTGACGAAGAAGTGGACGGACTGGATCGACTACTGGGCGGTGGATTTCGACTTTGAGAGCAAGCGGGAGATCGTCCGCGTTAAAAACGAGGACACCGGTGAGTGGGAAGAACGATGGACTGGTGATTATATTTTTGAAAACGAATGGCAATCCTTCCGAACCAAGAAAGATCGTTCGCTGGAACTGAAAAGCGTATTTCATGAATGCACGCCCGGTCGGCGCAAGCTGGCTGTCAAGGTGGTGGACATCTTCGGTAACGACACCATGACGATCATCGAGGTCACCGTGGGAGGGAAGAGGTAATGACAACAAAGCAGACCGGAGACCATCAGTCGCCGTTCGAGCGAATCAAGCGGATAAATGATGCCGGGATGGTGTTTTGGTCAAGCCGTGAATTTGCAGCGGTTTTGGAATACGAAGATTACCGCAATTTCGAAGGGGTTGTCGATAAGGCCAAGTTGTCTTGCTTTAACAGCGGATACCGCATTGAGGATCATTTCGTTGACGTCACCGAAATGATCGCGATCGGCAAGGGTGGACAGCGACCCGTCAAAACCATACTACTGTCGCGTTACGCTTGTTACTTGACTATCCAGAACGCCGATCCCAAAAAAGAAATCGTAGCGCAAGGGCAAACCTATTTTGCCATTCAGACTCGTCGGCAAGAATTGGCTGACGAGGGGATCGAAGATGAGCGTCGGATTCTATTACGCGATGAAATGCGCCGCCATAACACCCAATTGGCGGACGCGGCCAAGGATGCTGGTGTCATCGAGCCGATAGACTACGCCATCTTTCAAAATCACGGGTATATGGGACTATACGGCGGACTGAAACAGGGGGACATTCACCATCGGAAAGGCTTAAAAAAGACCCAGAAAATTCTGGATCATATGGGCAGTACGGAATTGGCGGCGAACCTGTTCCGGGCGACCCAGACGGAGGAAAAGCTGCGCCGGGACGAGGTAAAGGGGAAAGACGCGGCGAACTGGACGCATCGTGAAGTAGGCGCGAAGGTGAGGCTAACCATCAAGGAATTGGGAGGTACGATGCCCGAAGAATTGCCGGTTGCGGAAAGCATCAAGAAGATCGAGACCAAAAAGAGTAAGCAACTCGACAAAGTAAAGACGCCCATAAAAAAGAAAGTCAAGTAACCGGCCATGGCACTCCATCCCAAATTCCCCGATTCGCCCTTTGCCATTCTCGACCCTGAAATCCGTTGGTTCCCGGCGGACGAAGCCCTGCGCCTCTCCAGCATGGACAAGCTCATGCCGCCCCTAGTACCCCAACTGCGGCGGAAGGTGAAGGAATGGCGCGATAGCGGCTACGTTGGTGCGACGGACACCAGCCGCAGCTTACTCAACTGGTGGTTCAATACGCCGCACTTGCTGCCCAAGTACGATGGCACGCTGGCCGAGTTTCAGTATTACTTCGGACAGCGCGAAGCCCTGGAAACGATCATCTACCTTTACGATGTGGTCGCCGTCCAGGATAAGTACGACTTGATGAGGTTCGATAGCTCCGGCGCGGTCTCCACCGGCATGTTCGACGAGACATGGCGGCGCTTTGTTGTAAAGATGGCGACGGGCACAGGCAAAACCAAAGTTTTAGCACTGATGCTCGCCTGGAGCTTCTTTCACAAGCTGTACGAGCCTGACTCAGATCTGTCGCGCAACTTCCTGGTGATCACCCCCAACATCATTGTCCTGGATCGCATCTACAAGGATTTTCAGGGGCTACGCATCTTTTTGAAGGACGACCCTATTTTGCCCGACGATGGTTTCGATGGCCACAACTGGCGTAGCGATTTTCAACTCACTCTTCATGTTCAGGATGAGGTGCGCATCACGCGCCCTACCGGCAACATCTTCTTGACCAATATCCATCGCGTTTACGCCAGTGACGATATTCCAGCCTCGCCCGACGATGAAAACTCTATGGACTACTTCCTGGGCAAACGGCCAACCGGAGCGACAACCGACTCCAAGGTGGACTTGGGCATGATCGTCCGCGACATCGACGAGCTGATGGTGCTCAACGATGAAGCGCACCACATCCATGATCCGCGTATGGCCTGGTTCAAATCCATCGAGGACATTCACAACCGCCTGAAGCAAAAGGGGACTGCCCTGTCTCTTCAGGTGGACGTTACGGCCACGCCCAAGCACAACAACGGTGCGATTTTCGTGCAGACCGTGTCCGACTATCCTCTGGTCGAAGCCATCTCACAAAACGTTGTCAAGCACCCCGTCCTGCCCGATGCGGCCAGCCGCGCCAAGCTGGCGGAGCAGCAGAGCGCAAAATACACTGAGAAATACGCCGATTACATTCACCTGGGCGTGCTTGAGTGGCGCAAGGCATATGCTGAGCATGTAAAACTGGACAAGAAGGCCATCCTGTTCGTGATGACCGATGACACCCGCAACTGTGACGATGTGGCTGCATATTTAGAGGGAAACTATGCAGATCTAAAAGATGCGGTGCTAGTCATTCACACTAAAGCCAATGGAGAAATTTCAGAATCTACCTCTGGCAAGAGCAAAGAGGAACTAGACAAGTTGCGCGAGCTGGCCAACTCGATTGACGACATGGACAGCCCCTACAAAGCCATTATCTCCGTCATGGTGCTCAAAGAGGGTTGGGACGTTAAGAACGTGACCACTATCGTTGGCCTGCGCGCCTATTCTGCCAAGAGCAACATCCTACCGGAGCAAACCCTGGGTCGTGGCCTGCGTAAAATGTACCCCGGCGGATTAGAGGAGTACGTCAGCGTGGTCGGCACAGACGCCTTTATGGATTTCGTCGAATCCATCCAGGCGGAAGGTGTGATACTGGATCGCAAGCCGATGGGCGAAGGCACCGATGCTAAAACCCCACTGGTAATCGAGATCGACAACGAGAACGTCAAGAAGGACATCGAGGCGCTGGACATTGAAATCCCGTTGTTGTCGCCTCGGGTTTATCGGGAATACAAAAACCTCGGCGCGCTGGACGTGGGGGCGCTGGGGAATCAGCCGGTGGAGTACCGGCAATTTTCCGAGGAAGAGCAGCGGGAGATCGTTTTTAAGGACATAACCACCGGCGAGGTGACGCACACGACCATCCTCGATACAGCGGGTATAGCTGATTATCGAAGCGCTATCGGCTACTTTGCTCAGACAATCATGAAGGATTTACGCCTGGTGAGCGGCTACGATGTGCTTTACGGTAAGGTGAAGGGATTTGTACATGAGCATTTATTCGATCGGCCGGTGGAGCTAGAGAGCCCAAACACCCTACGAAATCTTTCGGAGTTGGTCGCCACCAAGACCATAATCGAGACGTTTAAGAAGACAATAAACGCGCTGACCGTACAGGATAAAGGTGATGCCGAGATTCGCGACACCATTAAACTGAGGCAGACGCGGCCTTTCGTCGCTAAAGATCAGGGTTACCTCATGCCGAAAAAGAGCGTTTTCAACCGTATCATCGGGGACAGCCACCTTGAGCTGTTGTTCGCTCGGTTCTTGGAAGACTGCAATGATGTGATCTCTTACGCCAAAAATTACTTTGCAGTCCATTTCAAGCTGGACTACGTGAACGCGACCGGCGACATCTCGAACTACTACCCCGATTTTTTGGTTAAGTTGTCGGCTAAAAAGATTTACATAGTGGAGACCAAAGGCCTGGAAGACCTGGACGTGCCGCTTAAAATGCAGCGGCTGAAGCAGTGGTGCGAGGACATCAACCGAGTGCAGAAGGACGTGAGTTACGATTTCGTTTTCGTGGATCAGGAGAGCTTTGAGAAATTTAAGCCCACATCTTTTCGGCAACTGGTTGACGGATTCAAGCAATACAAGTGATATTCCTATATTCCTAGAGGTAGCGTACTGCACTATAGGCAAATTTTATTTGACACACCTCCCCCTTCCTGGTAAAATACAATCGTGCTCTTTGAAAACTGAATCACGGACGGCGATTGGACAAAAAAACTGAGGGACGGCTAGTTGACATAATGTTTTGCCAAATTTTCCATACGATTATTTCGCATTAGAATCAGCAACTTACAGACCGGCGAAAACTCAACCTATGCGATCAACTAAGCCCTATCGTACTCGCCCGGAATTACAGCGGAATCGCGGTTTTTTTCGAAAGATTATCGCATGCGTACGGTTTCAAGATTACCCTGATTAATCAGCAATTTACGCGACAGGGGAAAGCAGTATATGAACATCGTATGGAGCCAAATCGCGATTACTTTGCAATATCAACGACTATACGAGCGCCGTAACCTATACGAAATCTGTGATTTGAAATCCCAATTCGCATGCAACACCTCAAGCAAAGTATCATGGAATAGCTCGCAAGCACTTGATTAGCAGCAATAATCATCGATTTTTGGGCAAATCTCAGACGTAAAGTAATTTCTTACTAAAGCGCCCTACTCGGCTGTTAAGTAATCGGTTTTAGGATTAGGCTCAAAGAGGGGTTGGAGGCGGAGAATGGCGCCTATTCGGCGCGGGCCATGCTCTGGTCGGCGGCTAGCGGCATGGGCTGGGGAAGCTGCACCACCTCGAAGCAATCGGGCGACGAGGCCAGCTTGCGCATCAGATCGTGGTTCAGGCCGTGGCCGGACTTGTTCGCCAAATAGTGGCCGATGATCGGCTTGCCCGCCATGTACATGTCGCCCATGGCGTCGAGCACCTTGTGGCGCACGAACTCGTCGCTGTAGCGCAGTCCGCTCTCGTTGATTACGCTGGCGTCACCGACCAGTACCGCGTTGTCAAGGCTGCCGCCCGAGGCAAAACCGTTGGACTGCATGTCGTTGAGCTCGGCCAAAAATCCGAACGTGCGCGCCGAGGCGATCTGACTCTCGTAGAGCCGCGGATCGTGTTGATAATCATAGCTTTGCAGCTTGATCATCGGATGCGTGTAGTCGATGGTGTAGGTCACGCGAAAGTGGTCGTCAGGGTAGAGACCGGCCTTCTTGTCGGACTCGGCAACCACGATGGGCTTGGTGATCTGAATGAAGCTGCGAAGCTCGGTCTGGCGCTTGAGACCCGCCATGCGAATCAGGTAGACAAAACTCGCGGCCGAGCCGTCCATGATCGGAACCTCTTCGCCGTCAAGCTCAACCAGCGCATTATCGACTCCCAGGCCGTGAAACGCCGACATCAGATGCTCAACCGTCGCCACAAACATCGAGCCGTTGCCGATCGTCGTGGCAAACGAGGTGGACATTACATTTTCGGTAACCGACCGTACAGGTTCGCATCCGGGAATATCGCTCCGCCGAAACACAATTCCTGTATTAGTTTCAGCAGGTTGGATGCTCAGCCGAACCTGGCTGCCGGTGTGCAATCCGACCCCGGAACAACTTATTCGATCGGCGATTGTGTGCTGAAAATTCATAGCTATTTGACGCCCCAAAAGTTCATTAGGTGCAACTGCACCAATTTCATCGATGAAATACATAGCAAGTGCAATGCCAGATGCGGCGCTTAGGGATAAAAACTGATTATATAGCTGATATCAACCTGTTATAAATCGGACTAAATAGCGGCAGCGACTCTGATTTGGCCAAATCGTGTAATCTACGCAACACTTGTTGTGCGTTTTTAGCAACTATTTTACTTTGTTTTTCGCCCGTAAATAGCGGTCTTGCTCGGAGAAAATGCACCCGCAGTACTGTTGGCGGTAGATGCCCAGCTCCCGCGAGCGCTTGATCCCCTCGGACCAGCCGCTGCTGAAATTGTGATATAAAAACTCG
This genomic window contains:
- the dinD gene encoding DNA damage-inducible protein D — protein: MTTKQTGDHQSPFERIKRINDAGMVFWSSREFAAVLEYEDYRNFEGVVDKAKLSCFNSGYRIEDHFVDVTEMIAIGKGGQRPVKTILLSRYACYLTIQNADPKKEIVAQGQTYFAIQTRRQELADEGIEDERRILLRDEMRRHNTQLADAAKDAGVIEPIDYAIFQNHGYMGLYGGLKQGDIHHRKGLKKTQKILDHMGSTELAANLFRATQTEEKLRRDEVKGKDAANWTHREVGAKVRLTIKELGGTMPEELPVAESIKKIETKKSKQLDKVKTPIKKKVK
- the lpxC gene encoding UDP-3-O-acyl-N-acetylglucosamine deacetylase — translated: MNFQHTIADRISCSGVGLHTGSQVRLSIQPAETNTGIVFRRSDIPGCEPVRSVTENVMSTSFATTIGNGSMFVATVEHLMSAFHGLGVDNALVELDGEEVPIMDGSAASFVYLIRMAGLKRQTELRSFIQITKPIVVAESDKKAGLYPDDHFRVTYTIDYTHPMIKLQSYDYQHDPRLYESQIASARTFGFLAELNDMQSNGFASGGSLDNAVLVGDASVINESGLRYSDEFVRHKVLDAMGDMYMAGKPIIGHYLANKSGHGLNHDLMRKLASSPDCFEVVQLPQPMPLAADQSMARAE
- a CDS encoding site-specific DNA-methyltransferase, translating into MPRLTEQEQQEILRYIEADKPLPDKFRFLLFDEKREVELVWNGKTNEVCNIVLPFQVIEQVDEPRAEKSEETAPQLDLFTTDSRGRQLKGWTNKLIWGDNKLILSSLKNGPLREEIEKQGGLKLIYIDPPFDVGADFSMNIEVGGDTFTKRPNILEEIAYRDTWGKNAERYPSMIYERLVLMRDLLADNGSIYVHCDWRVSAMIRLVLDEVFGATRFDTEIIWKATSAHANNKTYGVVHNTIFFYRKGEKSRFNTQKTEYEQDYIDTYYRYKDEDGRRFMSDNLVGHKTVNKIYEWKGISRPWRYPPHRLDELDAAGKIFWTKNNFPRFKRYLDEMDGTPAQSIWADKAVKNIRSWDKENVGYATQKPEGLIDRIIRASSNEGDLVADFFCGSGTFASVAEKLGRKWIVSDLGKFAIHTTRKRMIGVQRGLKADGKNYRAFEILNLGKYERQHYIGVNPNLREEEQLKQLEQKEADFVELILRAYHAEKTDGFACFHGKRAGRLVAVGPVNLPVTRLFVEEVILECRKKHITRVDILGFEFEMGLFPNALDEARAKGIDIAPKYIPAEVFDKRAVEKNQVVFHDVAAIEVTPHVKKNSVSVELTDFSVYYSQDSIATAEATLKNKSSKIVVERGQIVKVSKDKNGIVKREKLTKKWTDWIDYWAVDFDFESKREIVRVKNEDTGEWEERWTGDYIFENEWQSFRTKKDRSLELKSVFHECTPGRRKLAVKVVDIFGNDTMTIIEVTVGGKR
- a CDS encoding DEAD/DEAH box helicase family protein; its protein translation is MALHPKFPDSPFAILDPEIRWFPADEALRLSSMDKLMPPLVPQLRRKVKEWRDSGYVGATDTSRSLLNWWFNTPHLLPKYDGTLAEFQYYFGQREALETIIYLYDVVAVQDKYDLMRFDSSGAVSTGMFDETWRRFVVKMATGTGKTKVLALMLAWSFFHKLYEPDSDLSRNFLVITPNIIVLDRIYKDFQGLRIFLKDDPILPDDGFDGHNWRSDFQLTLHVQDEVRITRPTGNIFLTNIHRVYASDDIPASPDDENSMDYFLGKRPTGATTDSKVDLGMIVRDIDELMVLNDEAHHIHDPRMAWFKSIEDIHNRLKQKGTALSLQVDVTATPKHNNGAIFVQTVSDYPLVEAISQNVVKHPVLPDAASRAKLAEQQSAKYTEKYADYIHLGVLEWRKAYAEHVKLDKKAILFVMTDDTRNCDDVAAYLEGNYADLKDAVLVIHTKANGEISESTSGKSKEELDKLRELANSIDDMDSPYKAIISVMVLKEGWDVKNVTTIVGLRAYSAKSNILPEQTLGRGLRKMYPGGLEEYVSVVGTDAFMDFVESIQAEGVILDRKPMGEGTDAKTPLVIEIDNENVKKDIEALDIEIPLLSPRVYREYKNLGALDVGALGNQPVEYRQFSEEEQREIVFKDITTGEVTHTTILDTAGIADYRSAIGYFAQTIMKDLRLVSGYDVLYGKVKGFVHEHLFDRPVELESPNTLRNLSELVATKTIIETFKKTINALTVQDKGDAEIRDTIKLRQTRPFVAKDQGYLMPKKSVFNRIIGDSHLELLFARFLEDCNDVISYAKNYFAVHFKLDYVNATGDISNYYPDFLVKLSAKKIYIVETKGLEDLDVPLKMQRLKQWCEDINRVQKDVSYDFVFVDQESFEKFKPTSFRQLVDGFKQYK